Proteins co-encoded in one Plectropomus leopardus isolate mb chromosome 14, YSFRI_Pleo_2.0, whole genome shotgun sequence genomic window:
- the nrde2 gene encoding nuclear exosome regulator NRDE2 yields MLFEENKPAVPYRVTSYCCDCLHATIMALFPAFAEAGSNKVEDSSKELDWLNNKSFQAGDALAIQNRYFDKTSERLKQKETSVGREASSAEEEDEEGNVPCKKKKKKREKKRKKKKKHKKKSGRYSDSSGSDSEPIFPSDLKREQKAESPQAAPVGSRFSWLDDLQSPAEQLFCVDRKADPANWTYKSLYRGDVARYRRKGSSSLGLDPSRQGVSWTESESNKKQKSGDKKKAADRYFSTVSRQLLRSEPPVPTLPTVPEGSDTTGPISFLPLGDDENKRGETGDRVQTSSVNPLGVYDSSTTLWLQGKGQQEKTEQQKQDKETGQSAARFSGRTEEFNRRLREQPADTQLWIQFIRYQDELSATSFGGEEEQQGSDSADRRKSSYRAVLEKKLSIAERAVATNHGCIALQLERLRICQELWEPSQLAKEWKKLVFLHPNSAPLWREYLLFTQSYFSNFTVSKVNSAYGKCLSTLSAVRDGSMLSHPALPGLEEDMLDIFTQQCHFLRQAGHSEKAISLFQAMIDFTFYKPDSVQELSTKQQVEFFEPFWDSGEERIGEPGARGWKAWMLQQERGGWLQPSAEEEEEEEEEEEEVKDRSQPRCTIWLDVETSREAAHWLPWRPDKAKGQSEEDCEDPDRQVLFDDIGPSLICLSSPELRFRLLLNFFSFLGLPVDSAHSSAPCQPGLLLENLSLLTQDNELRRPLTAHDLPDPGVNSVGHMTTLQGTRKWVGLGKQGEKFVTNVFSMVQPVLPAHHRAVLSLRWMQYEKLKVFRCLRGGNKKRLRSQGKSSKRVAKQLLKEPDNRSSLVLWREYAHLEWMLGNLDEARKVFSTATTIGGTKGLKSATLCELCLLWAQLEVEEGANVRGGKADATGSPAVCVLTGLAEGTFSSSSSSSQPLSPVSILKARKSYEQALTAGLSALDQNPNNPRASRKGHEDLLGEKVRLRGLTGCYALFQYLTMGIKAANAVYSQARERTEELHRTLTLDKQLNSNDKASADSTDASQSAADSSHTRRQDANRVAAECEAIAVQQAVLLRYHNSISVFPLATLRETLTSALFSWSSSAPLWSIYVQVENRYHSAGRARRFFYSVIRDNSSVVPRLFAIVAEQQRKQLVDAAQRSCCHDAPLPILPENGLSNRIRGLFDSAIATEIGSHCPLLWRMYMHFLVSEGKVDKAKGIFYKALQNIPWAKGLYMDAVQLFPEHLQEFVDLMTEKELRLRLPLEELDILLED; encoded by the exons ATGTTGTTTGAGGAAAA tAAACCGGCTGTCCCCTATAGAGTGACGTCATATTGCTGCGACTGTTTACATGCGACCATCATGGCGCTGTTTCCAGCTTTTGCAGAAGCAGGGAGTAACAAAGTTGAAGATTCGTCCAAAG AATTAGACTGGCTGAACAATAAGAGTTTTCAGGCTGGAGATGCCCTCGCTATACAAAACCGATATTTTGATAAGACCAGTGAGAGGCTGAAACAGAAGGAAAcaag CGTAGGCAGAGAGGCGAgctctgcagaggaggaggatgaggaaggGAATGTGCCatgcaaaaagaagaaaaagaagcgtgaaaagaagaggaaaaagaagaaaaaacataaaaagaagagTGGGAGATATTCAGACAGTAGTGGGTCTGACTCTGAACCAATTTTCCCCAGTGACCTCAAAAGAGAGCAAAAGGCAGAGAG TCCCCAGGCTGCTCCTGTAGGAAGTCGTTTCTCCTGGTTGGATGACCTCCAGTCACCTGCAGAGCAGCTGTTCTGTGTGGACCGTAAAGCAGACCCAGCCAACTGGACGTATAAGTCCCTGTACAGAGGAGACGTAGCCAG GTATAGGAGGAAAGGCAGCTCTTCCTTGGGCCTGGATCCTAGCAGACAGGGAGTCAGCTGGACGGAGTCAGAGtcaaataagaaacaaaaaagcgGGGACAAGAAGAAAGCAGCAGACAGATACTTCTCTACAGTCAGTCGGCAGCTGCTGAGGTCCGAGCCCCCTGTTCCTACGCTACCTACAGTCCCTGAGGGCAGTGACACCACCGGCCCCATCTCCTTCCTTCCACTGGGTGATGATGAGAACAAACGAGGAGAGACAG GTGACAGAGTGCAGACATCCTCAGTAAATCCTCTCGGAGTGTATGACTCGTCCACGACTCTGTGGCTGCAAGGGAAGGGACAGCAGGagaagacagagcagcagaagcagGACAAAGAGACGGGACAGAGTGCGGCGCGTTTCTCCGGGAGGACTGAAGAGTTCAACAGGCGGCTCAGAGAGCAGCCAGCAGACACGCAGCTCTGGATACAGTTCATAAGATACCAG GATGAGCTCAGTGCGACATCATTTGGAGGCGAGGAGGAGCAACAGGGCAGCGATTCGGCTGATCGTCGAAAGTCTTCCTACCGAGCAGTCCTGGAGAAAAAGCTGAGCATCGCAGAGCGCGCTGTTGCCACCAACCACGGCTGCATAGCTCTGCAGCTGGAGAGGCTCAGGATCTGCCAAGAGCTCTGGGAGCCCTCACAACTGGCTAAAGAATGGAAGAAACTG GTGTTCCTCCACCCAAACAGTGCCCCCTTGTGGAGGGAGTATCTGCTGTTCACCCAGAGCTACTTCAGCAACTTCACCGTGTCAAAGGTGAACTCTGCGTACGGAAAGTGCCTCAGCACTCTCAGCGCGGTGCGTGACGGCAGCATGCTCTCTCATCCAGCTCTGCCAGGGCTTGAGGAGGATATGTTGG ACATCTTCACCCAGCAGTGTCATTTCCTGCGTCAGGCTGGTCACTCAGAGAAGGCGATTTCTCTGTTTCAGGCCATGATCGACTTCACGTTCTATAAACCCGACAGCGTACAAGAACTCTCCACTAAACAGCAG GTTGAGTTCTTTGAGCCGTTTTGGGACAGTGGGGAGGAGAGGATTGGAGAGCCAGGAGCCAGAGGTTGGAAAGCGTGGATGCTCCAACAAGAGCGAGGAGGGTGGCTACAGCCCAGTGCag aggaagaggaggaggaagaggaggaggaggaggaggtgaaggatcGGAGCCAGCCCAGGTGCACAATCTGGTTGGATGTGGAGACGTCTCGTGAAGCAGCTCACTGGCTGCCCTGGAGGCCTGACAAAGCCAAGGGCCAGTCAGAAGAGGACTGTGAGGACCCGGACAGACAG GTGTTGTTTGATGACATTGGTCCGTCCCTTATTTGTCTGTCTTCACCAGAGCTCCGGTTCCGTCTTCTTCtcaatttcttttcatttctgggGCTGCCGGTAGACTCAGCGCACTCTTCTGCCCCCTGTCAGCCTGGCCTGCTACTGGAGAACCTCTCTCTGCTCACTCAGG ATAATGAGCTCAGGCGTCCTCTGACCGCCCACGACCTACCAGACCCCGGGGTTAACTCTGTAGGTCACATGACCACCCTCCAGGGAACAAGGAAGTGGGTGGGGCTTGGGAAGCAGGGCGAGAAGTTTGTCACCAATGTGTTCAGCATGGTCCAACCTGTCCTTCCTGCTCACCACCGAGCCGTCCTGTCTCTCAGGTGGATGCAGTACGAGAAACTCAAG GTCTTCCGCTGCCTGCGTGGTGGCAACAAAAAACGTCTCCGCTCTCAGGGCAAAAGCAGCAAGCGGGTAGCCAAACAACTGCTCAAAGAACCTGATAACCGCTCGTCGTTGGTGCTGTGGCGGGAGTACGCCCACCTGGAGTGGATGCTGGGCAACCTCGACGAGGCTCGTAAAGTCTTCTCCACGGCCACAACTATAGGGGGAACCAAAGGGCTGAAGAGTGCCACCCTCTGTGAGCTGTGTCTGCTGTGGGCCCAGCTAGAGGTGGAAGAAGGGGCCAACGTGCGAGGAGGAAAAGCTGATGCCACTGGATCCCCAGCTGTGTGTGTACTGACCGGGCTAGCAGAGGGAACcttctcatcctcctcttcatcctcccaGCCTCTTTCTCCAGTTTCCATCCTGAAAGCCAGGAAGTCGTATGAGCAGGCTCTCACTGCCGGCTTGTCAGCACTGGACCAAAATCCCAACAACCCTCGAGCCAGCCGAAAAG GTCATGAGGACCTGCTAGGAGAGAAAGTGAGGCTGAGAGGCCTGACAGGCTGCTACGCTCTGTTCCAGTACCTCACAATGGGCATCAAAGCAGCGAATGCTGTCTACAGCCAGGCCAGAGAGAGGACGGAGGAGCTGCACCGCACGCTAACACTTGACAAGCAGCTAAACAGTAATGACAAAGCCAGTGCTGATAGCACTGATGCTAGCCAGTCTGCAGCTGATTCCAGCCATACCAGAAGGCAGGATGCTAACAGGGTAGCTGCAGAGTGTGAGGCAATAGCAGTGCAGCAGGCAGTGTTGCTTAGATACCACAACAGCATCAGTGTGTTTCCACTGGCAACACTGAGAGAGACGTTGACCTCTGCCCTCTTCTCCTGGTCCAGCAGCGCCCCCCTCTGGAGCATTTATGTACAG GTGGAGAACCGTTACCATAGCGCTGGCCGGGCGCGTCGCTTTTTTTACTCTGTAATCAGGGACAACAGCAGTGTGGTGCCGCGCCTCTTTGCTATTGTTGCTGAACAACAAAGGAAGCAGCTGGTGGACGCTGCTCAGAG GTCTTGTTGCCATGATGCTCCCTTGCCCATCCTTCCGGAGAATGGCCTCAGCAACCGTATCCGTGGGCTCTTTGATAGCGCCATAGCAACAGAGATTGGCTCGCACTGTCCTTTACTTTGGAGGATGTACATGCACTTCCTG gtgtCAGAAGGGAAAGTGGATAAAGCCAAAGGCATCTTCTACAAGGCGTTACAGAATATTCCTTGGGCTAAG GGTTTGTACATGGACGCAGTGCAGCTGTTCCCCGAGCACCTGCAGGAGTTTGTAGATCTGATGACGGAGAAAGAACTCCGACTCAGACTGCCTTTAGAAGAGCTGGATATACTGCTGGAggactaa
- the LOC121953224 gene encoding tubulin beta-4B chain-like — protein sequence MREIVHLQAGQCGNQIGAKFWEVISDEHGIDPSGTYHGDSDLQLERINVYYNEATGGKYVPRAVLVDLEPGTMDSVRSGPFGQVFRPDNFVFGQSGAGNNWAKGHYTEGAELVDSVLDVVRKEAESCDCLQGFQLTHSLGGGTGSGMGTLLISKIREEYPDRIMNTFSVVPSPKVSDTVVEPYNATLSVHQLVENTDETYCIDNEALYDICFRTLKLTTPTYGDLNHLVSATMSGVTTCLRFPGQLNADLRKLAVNMVPFPRLHFFMPGFAPLTSRGSQQYRALTVPELTQQMFDTKNMMAACDPRHGRYLTVAAIFRGRMSMKEVDEQMLNVQNKNSSYFVEWIPNNVKTAVCDIPPRGLKMAATFIGNSTAIQELFKRISEQFTAMFRRKAFLHWYTGEGMDEMEFTEAESNMNDLVSEYQQYQDATAEEEGEFEEAEEDMA from the exons ATGAGGGAAATCGTTCATCTGCAGGCAGGCCAGTGTGGAAACCAAATTGGAGCAAAG TTCTGGGAGGTGATAAGTGACGAACACGGCATCGACCCGTCCGGGACATACCATGGGGACAGCGACCTGCAGCTGGAGCGAATCAACGTGTATTACAACGAGGCAACAG GTGGCAAGTATGTCCCCCGTGCAGTGCTGGTGGACTTGGAACCAGGCACAATGGACTCTGTGAGGTCTGGTCCCTTTGGCCAAGTCTTCAGACCAGACAACTTTGTCTTTG GTCAGAGCGGAGCAGGTAATAACTGGGCTAAAGGCCACTACACTGAGGGAGCCGAGCTGGTGGACTCGGTCCTAGACGTGGTGAGGAAGGAGGCAGAGAGCTGCGACTGCCTACAGGGCTTCCAGCTCACACACTCCCTCGGAGGAGGCACTGGCTCCGGCATGGGCACACTGCTCATCAGCAAAATCCGAGAGGAATATCCAGACCGCATCATGAACACTTTCAGCGTGGTGCCTTCACCCAAG GTGTCGGACACGGTGGTGGAGCCATACAATGCCACCCTCTCCGTGCACCAGCTGGTCGAGAACACAGACGAGACCTACTGCATTGATAATGAGGCCCTGTATGACATCTGCTTCCGCACGCTGAAGCTGACCACGCCCACCTACGGAGACCTCAACCACCTCGTCTCAGCCACCATGAGCGGTGTGACCACCTGCTTGCGCTTTCCTGGCCAGCTCAACGCTGACTTGAGAAAACTGGCCGTCAATATGGTGCCCTTCCCCAGGCTGCACTTCTTCATGCCGGGCTTTGCCCCGCTGACCAGCCGGGGCAGCCAACAGTACAG GGCATTGACAGTTCCTGAACTCACCCAGCAGATGTTCGATACCAAGAACATGATGGCTGCCTGCGACCCACGCCATGGGCGCTACCTCACAGTTGCTGCCATCTTCCGAGGCCGCATGTCCATGAAGGAGGTGGATGAGCAGATGCTGAATGTGCAGAACAAGAACAGTAGCTACTTTGTGGAGTGGATCCCGAACAACGTCAAGACGGCCGTCTGCGACATCCCTCCCCGGGGCCTCAAGATGGCCGCCACTTTTATCGGCAACAGCACAGCCATTCAGGAGCTGTTCAAGCGCATCTCGGAGCAGTTCACCGCCATGTTCCGTCGCAAGGCCTTCCTCCACTG GTACACGGGCGAGGGCATGGATGAGATGGAGTTCACAGAGGCTGAGAGCAACATGAACGACCTGGTGTCCGAGTACCAGCAATACCAGGACGCCACTGCTGAGGAAGAGGGCGAGTTTGAGGAGGCTGAAGAGGACATGGCCTAG